GCGTGGAGGCGTTGTGGCGTGTTGTGGCGTGTTGTGGCGTGGAGGCGTTGTGGCGTGGAGGCGTGGAGGCGTTGTGGCGTGTTGTGGCGTGGAGGCGTTGTGGAGGTGTTGTGGCGTGTTGTGGCGTGGAGGTGTTGTGGCGTGTTGTGGCGTGGAGGCGTTGTGGCGTGTTGTGGCGTGGAGGCGTCGTGGCGTGTTGTGGCGTGGAGGCGTCGTGTTGTGGCGTGGAGGCGTCGTGGCGTGTTGTGGCGTGGAGGCGTCGTGGCGTGTTGTGGCGTGGAGGCGTCGTGGCGTGTTGTGGCGTGGAGGCGTCGTGGCGTGTTGTGGCGTGGAGGCGTCGTGGCGGGTCCGGCGGCGCGTGCCACGGACAGAACGGCATCCACTCGCCCGCTTCTAACTGAGTGGGAACCGGCGTCATTCTGCTTCAGACTCTCTGCAGTCTGGCGGTGTAATCGTAAAAAGCCGCGGATGTGTCCAGCTTAGCGTGGTCGTGGTCGTGGTCGTGGTCGTGGTCGTGGTCGTGGTCgtgaccccccgccccccttcacaCTGTTTACTCTTCTCAAGACATTACGCAGTGAAactgacacacactcacgtctcCAATTACACACGAAAgcctacaataataataatataataataataataataataataactacaaTAATTAGGGAGGTAAACGTCTAGTAAATCTAGTAAATAGAGAGATTAACCCGCTGTATCAGTGAACGGTGCCGAACTCACACAGAAAACAAGCTAAACATCCATAGCAGCATAACGTGCATGTACACTGATTGTAGCTACTGAAGGGCTGATGGGAGCGCCGGGAACCGagaggttggcggtttgaatccgGGCTGCTTCATGTCGAAGCAAAACAAGACGTCTAACCACGAATTCTCCATGAGCAAaacgtaaaataaaaacacgggttaaaaatgtaagttggtttggatgaaagcgtctgcaaaatgacacgtaatgtagtTCTTCAGCATCTACTGTAAAAACAAGCCGGGGTCGCCTCACACACTCTTATCCACGCAGTGAGATGAGGTACCACACACGGGACCCACTTTTGTTAAACAATATTGTCAACGGCGAGATATATTATTTAATCCGATTTGATCTGCGCCAAACATTTGTACAAATGACGTTTGTCGATTTAAAAGACAGTTTTGCACGTCAACAAAGTGTCATTTGAGCCGACATTTCACGGGAAAGTCAGGATGCCTTCTGCGTTTTTGTACAACGGGTCGAAAGAGCTACGAAGATGTGTGACTTTCTCAACTCGCAGAACTGCCTTTTatattgaaatgaaaaccaatgctaatgctaattagcgatccttgctcACTAAAGGGCACATCGCTCAAAACGCAACGCCGGCTGcctccaatcagtgcaagtGATTAAAGGGAGTAAGGTAACGGCCGAGAACGTAATGAAGGCCGACGGTTCCCTCCtcctgacagatgagaggctcgcTTTTTTTATATCGATTCgttgcagcgctgttgttcgcCCGACTTCTAGGTTCTAGTTTTTGAGTGACAATCTCCCAGAGCCCAAGATATTGTCTTTGCATTGCTTGTTCTGTCCAACAAGAGCTCAGCTAGGTGCCACCAAACTCTATCTGCTGTAACCGAGCCCCAATCCGGCACATCCGAAGgtcttacatttacatttgcatCTGCTGTAAATGACGGTGATGAGACTCCAGAATAGCACGTACCTTGCGGCCCACTTCGTTGTTGTGTAAATTCATGAGCGTCCTGGCGTTCTGCTTGATCTCCCGCGCGTCCACGAACACCTTGGAGAAGCCGAGGCCGTAGTGGACGTCGGCGGAGCAGCCGCCCCACTTCCAGCCCTCCTCCTGGTTGTAGAAGCCCTGCTTGTCCGCGTCGCAGCCGCAGCCGCTCAGGCTGCCCTGCGTGCAGGCCGCGGTGACGGCGTGGGCGACCCCGGCTGCAATGATGGCGTAGGTGAACGCGGCCTCTTTGCTGCCTGCCATTGGGAGAggaaaaattttaaaaaatgcatgatTTAATTACCAATGCAGACAACAGGATTCACTATTTCAGGCACTGTCAGGACTCCTTGCATACCTGGCATAGCAGCCTCAGACCAAATTGTGAAACACACGAGCCAAGCGCAATTGCTCAATCAAGCTCAGTTAAAGCAGACACAGGACGAAGCTCTGAACCGTGCAGAAAATACAACGGAGCTGTCGGGAATGGAATGAAAGGCCGTGGCTCTGTGACGAGTTATGATCAAATTCTACTAACTAGTTGCCATAATTGAATAAATCCACCAATTAAAAAGTCAATGAGCCAAGAACGTTTGCTTGgtaaagatgtgttttttattattattcagcgGGGAAGAAGACATTCTCAACGTCTGGGCATCGTTCATGGCCTCCTTCCGCACCACCATCATAAATGGGATCCACCCTGCGAGGTGCATCCGAGAGGCACGCGGATCCTCCCTGAATGGATGAATTCCCACTCCATAAATCTGAGTGTTTCAGCTCAACTGCGGGTTTTTTGCAACCTGTTGGAGGCCATATAAATAGCATCCAAACATAAACATCGGACGCAGAAGGCACGCTCGGTAAGTGACGCCATGTTTACCGTCCGATGCGTCGGCACAACAACCCCCTTTGCAGCCAGCGGAGGAGCAGATCACCGTGAGCTACTTCAAGGAGCTTACTTGGTGGGTGGGGAAGGAAATACTTGATCCTCCTGCCAAAAtactgtacattgctgcattgcTGCCATCCGCTATCCCAGACGAATGTGCTCTCGTCAGTTATCAGTGTTCCAGCCTGCTGAAACCAAACAATGGACTCAGACGGACCCAACTTGGAACTTTATCAGAAATCGGTTTCAGTTTTTTACAAATCTGACGGAATGCATGAAAAAATTAATAAGGAGCGTAAACCTGAAGGAAAGAGTatttgaagcttttttttgAGGGTGGGATTTACGAACATACATGACAGAAGCTAAGCTGAGGGCAGACACACAGCACGTTGCTCTGCTTGCAACCAACTTCAGGGGAGCATGGGTGGCTGGAATACGTCGTCATGGTAACAAGACATGTCCACCATCACAATGGGAGGTCATTGAGGATGCCCGTGCGTGCTGAGCGGCAGCGTCCAGCCATTCAGACATGAAACACGTAACACATTAGATGGTCTGTGCCGAGTCCTCCACACCACTTTcaggcattatgaaataatagAAGCGACGGTTCAACACCAGCGCGTCAAAACGGGATTCTTCCAAATTATTTCCGCAGTCCTTCTCCTCGGAGAGAACATCGCCTCGAGCCTTGTTCCACACACAGGATGAAAAatctgcagatttttttttttttttcctcttttctctcaccGGGAGCAGATGAGTCTGAGCTTCAACGTGTCAGAGGTCAAAGAGGGAGGAATGCcctgtttttttcttacaaATTATAGCAATTCTCTAAACTTATTTCATGACTTCCCAAACAGTAAAGATAACTTAAAGAAAAACGTGtcggtggagctgctgctgtggtttgaCGCAGTCGTTTAACAAATTGTTGGTACTTTATTGGTTGAAAATAGAATGCGGTTACTTGAACGACGAAGACCTGCTGACGTGTTCCAACATCATGGACCTCAAAAGATAAACTGAGCTCTCAGCCTTTTGCGCAACTTCCATCATATAAGCACAATTTACTTTAAACCATCTCAAAAGGAAAtatgagaaaaagacaaaacaatccAATAGGCTCCCTCATAGTAAATATTCATGAGGGCAGTTTGTGTcgctgaagtgaaatgaaaagtgcAACTTACCCACTTTGAGCTCTTTCCCGAACACGGTCCTCTCCGCCAGGGCCGAGCAGTTCCAGCGGCCGTGCCTGAACTGGAACTGGCACTCGTTGATCCCCATCTGAACCCCCTCTCCGATCACTATGATGGCGTCGGGTCGGCTCTGGCAGATAGTCCGCTGACGGGGGGCCAAGCCGGGGATTTTGTTACAGATGATGCTCGCGCCCAGTGCGACCACCGAGGACAGGCCCCTGTGgcggaggaggtcagaggttacAGCGCGTCTTTGGAGCGTCTGCAGGTGTTTTAATTCGGTGGAGTAATCCGTGGATGAAACGCAAGAGCGCAGCCAGAAAGGACCCGACACtctcaaggggggggggggggggggggggactttttgtattcttattttactcagaaatattatttattttgtttttgccactGCATTCGTTTCCATAACTCACCCGATTTTCAGATACAACACTCCAAGGCACAGGAACAAGTGGAAGATCCAGCGGCGCGTCTTCCTGCTCATGGTGCCCGCTCGGCCGCAGCCAGCCGGTGGATTGCTCGGTGCAGCGAACCGGCTTCTACTCCTCCGCAGAGCCGCGCCGGGTGTCCAGGTGCTCCGAGCCGCTGTGCGCGGGGACGATAGAGCTCCTCGGGACAAACCAAACTCCGTGCTGATCAACCCGTCCTGGTCTCATCTGGTGGGTGTCCGGCGGTGCGAGCCCGCGGTGGCGCATTGGAGCTGCTGTTTTCCAGGTGCGCAGCTCGACTCCTCACTGAGCAGgctgtgtgtgagcgtgtgtgtgtgtgtgtaccttttcTGCTATCAGGGCGTGTTCTGCGGAGGATTTGCCTCTGAGCAGCTTGCAGGTACACGCTCAGCTCACCGGTGGCTGCGCGCGGAGCACCCGGGTCCGGCTCAGGGTTCAGGGAGCCGCTCCGATGTCGCACTGGTCGTAGGTCACACGCTCTCTGCGGGACGCCGCATCCTCCGCGTCTGAGAGacaacaccgcccccccccccaaaacgaCGAACGCCCCTCCCATCGCACGCACGTTGTCCTGGCACGTTCAGGGACCCCGCTTCTCGCGTCGGGCCGATGTGATGGGGCGTCTGGTCCGTGGCCGCGTGCGTTTGTGATGCACTCAAGTgaccttcggggggggggggttagagtcGGGTCGCGCGCTTTTCACTCCTCATCGGGGTTTCACGCGCATCGCACACGTTAAAACACACTTAAAAGATGAAAAACTACGGGTTCTGAACAATGAGGCCAATGCGCATGTGCATTCTCTCCaatggccaccagggggcgactcctccggtccTATAGATTATATATGAGAAAATACTTCGCTTTTGATTGATTCCCTCAGTAaccattgtaaacatgagttcatggtatTGATCTTTAGTTGCTTTATGATTGACATTCTGCTAGCAGGCCACGCCCCacagtccaaatatggtcacttccatTTACTGGCTGCAGAACGTCGAGATGGCGACAGCTAAATCACAGAGGTCGAGGCCTCAGAACTGTTCATAACACCGTCAGTGTCATTATGGCTTCAGCAGCCACTCCTCATATGCTGTCCATTTTTTAATAAAGCTCATCTGTTCTGAATAATTATAACAGCTACTTCAAATGTCCACTGTCTTTCTAAAGGCATCGAGCTCTTTTTACACGAAGATGGCTTCAGCAGCCTAATCATGCTTAATTATTTTGATTAGATTCATGATTAAAGTTAAATATAGTTGAAATTAGCTTCAGCTGAATGAGCTACCTCTCCAAAATGCTTCTTACATTGCAATGGGctaatatgaataatattataatataaggAGAATCATTTAACTGAACATTTAATGCAAGTTGTATAATTTCACTGTTAATAGTTTCTGTACATTCTACTAATACTTTGAGTTCCTTGTATGATCATaagataaataattaaaaaaattattaaCTATTAAATAATGTCCCATTCCCGAGTAAAAAGAGGCCAGTGTACATAACCAACTGAAATACCTCAAATAACCTTTTAAAAAGAGAGCAGCAACAATAGAACTGCAGCAGCAATAAGCGGTGCAGCACACGTCAGGTTCTCTCCTCATTGGACACCATGGTTTGCTCAAAGCTTCACACCCTCTGAGTCGAAGGACTGCAGCACCATCTATCGACACAACGCGGCTCACTGGAACGCTCCCGGGGCTCCAGTGGGCAGGAAGTTGTCTTGGGGGGGCGTTGGTACAGCACACAAAAGATTCAATAATGGAAGAAGTGGATGTGCGTAACATCAGATGAATGAAGTTACTCCGTTTCGAATATCGTTGAGACTAAATGTACCTTCATCATTGCCAGTACAGGTGTGATCAGACAGAGCAGGTGAGGACTCCTGGCACGGCCTCCAAGTCAACTTTATTCCAGACATATTGGGAGTTTATATTCCTACATTTACTTGGTGTCAGATTTAGTTACCATGGCGACGTAATTGGCTGTAGGCCTGAAAACAATTACCCAGACCGCTTTGGAGGCGGAGTCTGTTGTCAGAGAGATGGAGCGCATTCTGACGCCTCCATCAGTATTAGACATCAGCGTTACAAGACAACACCGTGTTACGCTATAgtgagaaaaaatacatttctgaaaACAATTACTGGGGTCAGATTTTCTTGACTTGATTCAcgaaataataattttaatgaGTACAGCAGTCTGAAAATGATCCAACCCCTTCATTACAAGCGCTTCAGTACTTAGTAGATCCCTGCTATGACCTGCTGCAATCTTCTTTCTTTCCCATCTTCTTTGCACTCACTTGATGGTTCTTCACCACTTGTTTCCTCAGCATTTGGTAACTGGtagcttcctcttcctgccaCGTCCAACTAGTGAGAACACGCAATCCTTGTGTCCTTTTTCCAATCAATTCAGCCAGTTTCCActgcgcgcacgcgcacacacgcacaccatttGGAGTGCAGCTGCATAAAGACCGATATGTACatgaatattgaatatattCAGTCTACAATTCAAAACTAAATGGATCAATCTTCTTGTGCATAAATAAGAGGCAAGATAAACATTCCAGTGCTTTcatacaatttattttaaaacattgctTCTATAGATATGAATGACgatgacacacacaaagcatgAACCTTAAAAATAGGGATGGTAGTTGAGACGCTTCAGTAAGGCTGAATGAaaacttttattatttacagTTCAGATGATCTTTTGAAACagtatttgaaaaagaaaaaaaaacactacaccTTTTAAACACTATAGGGGtgtaagtaaagtaaagtaaagtaaagttaaGTGTAAAACTACTAAAAATAGGTTCAAGCTTGACGTGTTCATTGGGCAACACAGGACTTATATGTTCACCACATGTCTGGTGTTTCCACGGCTCTTTGAAGAGATGCTACTCCTCAGGGAAGGCAATAGATTGTATAGTTATCTTCCAAACAGGGCAAAATCACTACCCCAAAACTATACAATCTACTACCTCATACTGTGTGAGCAAACGCCATAAAACATCGTATTCCTGTGCAGCAAAGGCTGAAGAACCGGCCTTCAGATGACGGGGAGCTTCCACTGAGAGGTGTAATTAGCACTTTGGGAAAGACAGTAGGTTTAATAGTTATCTCCCAGTGCGGGTATGACCGTAAAACTATACAACCTACTACCTCATCCCACAGTGCAAACATAACAAACAGACTCCCGGGTCAAAGACTTCAGGTCCTGTGAACCGGGCCAACAGCTGAGATCTGATTGGATAGAAGGTAACATGGATGACAAGAAGTTAGGCTCCACATCAATTATAGTACAGCTGAGGAAGCAGTGAACGAAACATGCATTTTAACTGTACCGATGGAAAACATACTTTCAGTCAACTAATTGAGTTAAAATACCATTCAGTTTTTGAGGGGCAACTGTAACTGTAATCTGAGCCCAAACCAACACGATGACGCCCATCTGAATGTTCCTTTAGCGTTCAGGACCACGGACAGCAGCTGGCAGCGGATCAAATATTGTGCTACGTTTTCTCCGGCATTCTGATAAAGATTACCAAATGAGTGCATTCATAATTACAGATGTGCGGCGGGAGATGACTGGCATAATCACCTGATTAATAATAGCCAATAAAAATCAAAGTAAGGACTACTTACACAGCTTTTTAAACTTGCTTTGTTTTGGTTGTATATTTTATTGGAGCTTAAGAAAACAGGCTCTTCTGTGAGTGTATTCCAAGTTTCTACCAACGGCAACAAGCAATAGATCAATGAGAAATTGTATTAAGCTTCAGGGGAAATAAACTGCGGCGCGACTGCAACATGGGAAGCACATTTTCTGTCTGGAAATGTTAAAATCCTATTACTGTTACTTCACTGATAAAAGGAGATGTGTCATCAAATGTAATCCAACTATGCAGGTGAAAAACCTACAGGTTACTTGAGGACCAGCAATGTCAaaaccattgttttttttgttttgtttttttaaatctaccaTTGAATGTATGAGAAAAATCTTCTTAATCTCCACAACTAAAATCCTGCTATGAGCTGAATGTCTCGACTTGAACTGAACCAATAAACAACGCAGCAGCAAATCGTACTTCTAATGTGATCACTATCCAGCTGGATAAACGTGAAACGTTAATAATATACTGATGTGAGACTGAGCAAAAAAAGACTGCAGAGGCCAGCCGGAGCAAGAATTAACTAAAGCCAAATGAGGCAGGAGGCGcttgtgaatgaaatgtttttgacaCGAGTacttttaaatgacattttttgtaaCAATAACCATTAACAATTTTTCATCGGGCGCTTTTCTGTACCGTGACCTTTAACGTCCCTGCCGGAGACTGGACCGACACTCCTTTAACAGGCAAAGGAAGCCAGCCTGCTAACATTAGCTCAAATTACTAGCCAGCGTGACTGGGCAGTTAAGAAGGGCAACATCTTCTCTGGATGGTTTTAACCGTTAGGGATGTCCAATAAATCTGGTAATGAAAAGAAACGTTACATCTAGAGTGTTCGATACGTTGCTCCGCGTAATGCCAGCTACGTCAGTTAACCACTCCTTACAACGTGCTAACTAGCCCTGACTAGCTAACTGCTAGCTAGCAGCACGTTTCGGCATGGCTGTCCGGTAACGCGTTGGATAGCAGCGCAGCAGCTGGCTCTTCCGCAAGGACACAGCTCCAAATAGTGTTATAACGTTTTTAAAGACCATGGGCCCGTCACTGAgctatatttattaaaaatgtctaGCTGCCACAGTTTACCCACCTGGCTGCCATGTCGGGACCGCTGCTCCACACCCTCtaactgcttcttcttcttcttctgctgcttcttcatcttcttcttcgtgGGTGGATAGCGCAGCCTGCCACGAGCTTAGAGCCGCGTCATCCGCCCCTGCTGTTTAGGAGTGTACACTGCAGCAGACCCCTAATGACCGAATGAACCATTGCGCCACAAATAACAAAGTCTATACTGTGTACATCCGTGTGCAGAGCAATATACTTCATTTACATAATtcaatatgtaaataaataattaatttaatatgaaatacatttccTTTGACAAAACGAAATCTGGTTAATCTCATCGCACCCTCCCTCGAcatttatcttattatattcaCTGTACATAATATTAAGATATTGGGTAATAATATTAAGATATTAAATTATATTCAGCAACTTTTGACAGTATTTATAAAAGAATGTTGGATTTCCCCAAACTCTGCGTAGTGttaaaaataagatttaaaaGGGCTAAAAGGAGAATCAGAGAAGGTTGAAATCATTTTCCAATACAACAGAGGATATGGTCATTTTCCATGACTGGAGATTGTTTTCCCGGCTTACAAGAACATGTGGGAGCCTCGTATGTACTGGGCTGATTGATTATAACCCAGAAACAGGAACCCACTGTAGCAATGATGAccattatatatacataatataaaCAAACACTAAATTCTAAGCTCCATCTCATGTTGATTTCCACATATACAGctgtttttcattcaaaaaCGATGTATTGAATGTTTTTCCCTGTGTTCCAGGTGAGAGTACTGAGAAGACACCAGGAGGCACACTTTCCCTGAGCTGGCTGCTGAAAATAAAGCTGGTCAGCCTCAAATGGGTCCAATGAAAACACACGCTCTACATGGCTTCCAGTAAGTTGTTTAATTCTGTAAGAAGTAGTCTGAAAAAATAGTGCTTGTCGGACAAATTCCCCACAATACAACATCTCGTGTCGTTTCCATTAgtatagtattattattagcatCAGTGTTCCGCATTGAGAACTTGTCAGCAGATCTACAATACATTGCATCCACATCCGAGAAATCTGAGGCGTCCACCGacttgttacacacacacagacacacacacgcacacgcacacacaggcaagGCGAGGTTACACACAGCAGCGTGACACAGGCAGGAGGCCAGTGGAGATGAGGCAGGCAGCACTGTGCTGAATGCAGATCAAAGTCTGACCGATGCATGAACAAcataacagttttttttggtgCGCGGCGCCTTGAGGACATCGACAGGAATATGCACTGTGGTGCCGCTCAGGTTTGCATCGCCACAACAGCAGCCCCGGTTTGCATTTGGCGTGAAGAAAACACTTAGCGGCGGGACTCGCCGCTATCGAACCGACGATTGCATCTTTAAATGTGGGTAAATAAGACACGTCGTAGCATCTGCACAGTGTGAGAACATCACTTTGGTTTAAATAAGGAATCCTCTTTGACATTCAGAGTCTCGTTTAAATAGAGAAAGTTTCTCAGTCAACGACTCGAGAGTTAGATGATAAAAGTGACATGTAGTCCACGCAAAGATTACACTGGAAACAAAGACACGGAACACGCTGGCACATTAACAGAGGATGGCAGTGCTTAGACACTAGAAAACGCTAAACCTTCAAAGACTAAAGATTGGCAGATCTCAGCGGTATCTGACGAGAGGAACTGGCTTCAATTACAATAATGCCCGAAAGGGAAGGCGGGACGCTGTGTGTAAgtcccctctcctcccgtcGGACCGTCCCTGAGGCTCAGGAGTCTTCGTTCTCTTCCATAGCTTTGTCCCGCAGCTCATGAAGGAGGGGGGTCAGGGTCTGTTTGAGTACCGCGTACAAGGACTCGCTCTTTTCTGAGGCAGGGTCCAtctggagggaggagaaaaaaaaaaagaaaagaaaaaagaaatgagaattcCTGCCCTGCATAAGCCGACACGCAGCGTCATGTCAACGCTCACCTTGGTAAACACTTTTATCGCGTGGTGGAGAAAACGAGCCTCCACCGCTTCGGGCATTGGCAGCAGGTGAGCAGCACAGTCGAGGATGCAGAGCAGAGTGAGCCTGTGGCCCTGCGGCGGGAAGGACGGATCGTACCATCAGAACATTAGGGTAACATTACACCTCTCACACATGCTGTGGCTCTGTCGTGCCCTCAATGCGTTCACAATGAGACGGAACCAGGATTCTCATTGGCTGTGATAACGCTGCGCTAACGACGGCCTCGCGGCGCTCCGGGACATCGGTGCTGTGGAGGACATTCGAGCCCGCTACCTTTTCCAGAGAATCAAGGGCGTTCTGTGGGTTGACGCTCTTCTCGCTGAGGGCTTTGGCGTCCTCGCTGCTGATGATTGGATCCTTGAGCTGCTCCAGCCAGGACCACATGAGACCAGAGAGGACGAGAGGATCTCTCTCCACGCGTAGCCTCTCCCACGCTCCCTCCCTGGAGTTCAGCTCCGCCTGCACATCCCAAAAAAAAGGGCAGGAATGACCACGAAGATTCACAAAGCAACCAAATGGCTCTTTTCGTTAAGATTGTTGTAATCAAACCGCGCTGAAATACGACAATGATTTAGAAAAACTAGGAGCTAAATTCTGATTTCCTCCAGTAGAACGACAAGGCTGGTATCATCATATGCATCATGGCTAAACATCAGCTATGAAGAAATAAGGAGCTTTAAACAGGCACGAACATTTAGGAATATTTGCTACCTGCCACATTGACACCTTGGAGGTGAATTCCTTGTCTGTGTGTTCCATGGCCAGAGCTTTGGCCACCAGCAGGCGCCTTCCCTCCCGGGACAGCTCAGACTGGGAGGTGATGGAGGGAAGTTCTCCTCGGCCCGCTGGCGCCTCCGTACCCGGCTGCTCCTGGCCAGGGGGAGCTCTTCCCTGCTCGGACAGGGCGAAGGGCAGACTCTGATGCCCCTGGCGGGGCGGCTCTCTTAATGGCAGGGACCCCGCGTCTTGCTCTGCGTCCGTGTCGCCCCCCCGAGTGCCGATGTCCCGAGGGGCGAGCTGGTAGAACCGGCCCGCCGTGAGGCTGCTGTGAGACCAGGAGTGTTTCATCACCCCGTTGGTCGGTTGGCTGCTCGTCAGATTTCCAAAATGGTCATTGTGCAGTGACCCAAGTTTGTGGAGGACGGAATCGCTGAGGCTCCTGTTGTTGGACAGGGTGGACATCAGGGGGCTTCCTGCATCCCGGCACAGAAGGTCCAGCTCATTGTCACTGGCGAGGGGCCGACCGCGAGTGGCACCGGGCTGCCTAGCGGGGGGGCCGAATGGGGGGAACAGACAGGGAGGCACGGGGATCCCCTTCACCCTCATCTCCTTGCCGAGCTGCTGCAGGGCTTGCCGCGACACGGTCTTCTCCACCTCGGCCGTCAGGTCGGGGATCTGCGGCCGCtcctcccccatcaccaccTGTCTGTCGGCCGCGATGGCCGCGAGGAGCGCGCACACCACGTGGACCACCTTCGGCACGTTCTTCATCTGGCGCGCCTCGTAGCCGTGCAGCAGGTGGCGCTGGCGGGCGAGGTACTGGGAGAGGGTGACGGCGCCGGCCCCGGGTTCGGCGCAGGAGAAGACGCTCCGGAGGGGAACCAGGAACTGGGCAAACTCCCGGACGCACAGCAGCTGGCCTCTGGTCTGGATGGAGTTGGGCCTCTTGGCTCGCACAAACAGGATGGCTTGGTCGGCGCTCATCCGCGACGTGAAAACCAGGTAACAAGCCAACAACACGCCTGCATGACGGCAGAAGA
The Gasterosteus aculeatus chromosome 17, fGasAcu3.hap1.1, whole genome shotgun sequence DNA segment above includes these coding regions:
- the ptpdc1a gene encoding protein tyrosine phosphatase domain-containing protein 1 isoform X3; this encodes MAAGVSLLSSPPCSAGGARSAEIDSEMETASGRVPTAKYTKMGETLRHVIPGHMQCSMACGGKACKYENPSRWSDEEQAVKGLYSSWITDNLLAMARPSTEIIEKFHVIEQFQRCGLKTVINLQRPGEHASCGNPLEHESGFAYRPETFMEAGIYYYNFGWKDYGVASLTTILDMVKVMSFAVQEGKMAVHCHAGLGRTGVLLACYLVFTSRMSADQAILFVRAKRPNSIQTRGQLLCVREFAQFLVPLRSVFSCAEPGAGAVTLSQYLARQRHLLHGYEARQMKNVPKVVHVVCALLAAIAADRQVVMGEERPQIPDLTAEVEKTVSRQALQQLGKEMRVKGIPVPPCLFPPFGPPARQPGATRGRPLASDNELDLLCRDAGSPLMSTLSNNRSLSDSVLHKLGSLHNDHFGNLTSSQPTNGVMKHSWSHSSLTAGRFYQLAPRDIGTRGGDTDAEQDAGSLPLREPPRQGHQSLPFALSEQGRAPPGQEQPGTEAPAGRGELPSITSQSELSREGRRLLVAKALAMEHTDKEFTSKVSMWQAELNSREGAWERLRVERDPLVLSGLMWSWLEQLKDPIISSEDAKALSEKSVNPQNALDSLEKGHRLTLLCILDCAAHLLPMPEAVEARFLHHAIKVFTKMDPASEKSESLYAVLKQTLTPLLHELRDKAMEENEDS
- the ptpdc1a gene encoding protein tyrosine phosphatase domain-containing protein 1 isoform X1 translates to MIGEKQNEKNRTQSIKRNRHSHNLLQCCTNMFCFKFPMLMKSHRHKALQRWSTERGTRGGSIDRTPLTELSMRSRDVVTGPGRSVPRQQCLAAKLARELAALSGPNDVAGENPGLLRARDRAASRGETRVRREPRRTPRRRVGRPDNAPAMAAGVSLLSSPPCSAGGARSAEIDSEMETASGRVPTAKYTKMGETLRHVIPGHMQCSMACGGKACKYENPSRWSDEEQAVKGLYSSWITDNLLAMARPSTEIIEKFHVIEQFQRCGLKTVINLQRPGEHASCGNPLEHESGFAYRPETFMEAGIYYYNFGWKDYGVASLTTILDMVKVMSFAVQEGKMAVHCHAGLGRTGVLLACYLVFTSRMSADQAILFVRAKRPNSIQTRGQLLCVREFAQFLVPLRSVFSCAEPGAGAVTLSQYLARQRHLLHGYEARQMKNVPKVVHVVCALLAAIAADRQVVMGEERPQIPDLTAEVEKTVSRQALQQLGKEMRVKGIPVPPCLFPPFGPPARQPGATRGRPLASDNELDLLCRDAGSPLMSTLSNNRSLSDSVLHKLGSLHNDHFGNLTSSQPTNGVMKHSWSHSSLTAGRFYQLAPRDIGTRGGDTDAEQDAGSLPLREPPRQGHQSLPFALSEQGRAPPGQEQPGTEAPAGRGELPSITSQSELSREGRRLLVAKALAMEHTDKEFTSKVSMWQAELNSREGAWERLRVERDPLVLSGLMWSWLEQLKDPIISSEDAKALSEKSVNPQNALDSLEKGHRLTLLCILDCAAHLLPMPEAVEARFLHHAIKVFTKMDPASEKSESLYAVLKQTLTPLLHELRDKAMEENEDS
- the ptpdc1a gene encoding protein tyrosine phosphatase domain-containing protein 1 isoform X2 — its product is MSCNDSRLARSPVAVVSKAGAVGRDMQRHRGRRSVATAMASGASGARRRDRRHSAPDVLLKALRRRRSSALETLSASLHRAMAAVSVKQLERGARRSSGRVPTAKYTKMGETLRHVIPGHMQCSMACGGKACKYENPSRWSDEEQAVKGLYSSWITDNLLAMARPSTEIIEKFHVIEQFQRCGLKTVINLQRPGEHASCGNPLEHESGFAYRPETFMEAGIYYYNFGWKDYGVASLTTILDMVKVMSFAVQEGKMAVHCHAGLGRTGVLLACYLVFTSRMSADQAILFVRAKRPNSIQTRGQLLCVREFAQFLVPLRSVFSCAEPGAGAVTLSQYLARQRHLLHGYEARQMKNVPKVVHVVCALLAAIAADRQVVMGEERPQIPDLTAEVEKTVSRQALQQLGKEMRVKGIPVPPCLFPPFGPPARQPGATRGRPLASDNELDLLCRDAGSPLMSTLSNNRSLSDSVLHKLGSLHNDHFGNLTSSQPTNGVMKHSWSHSSLTAGRFYQLAPRDIGTRGGDTDAEQDAGSLPLREPPRQGHQSLPFALSEQGRAPPGQEQPGTEAPAGRGELPSITSQSELSREGRRLLVAKALAMEHTDKEFTSKVSMWQAELNSREGAWERLRVERDPLVLSGLMWSWLEQLKDPIISSEDAKALSEKSVNPQNALDSLEKGHRLTLLCILDCAAHLLPMPEAVEARFLHHAIKVFTKMDPASEKSESLYAVLKQTLTPLLHELRDKAMEENEDS
- the wnt7aa gene encoding wingless-type MMTV integration site family, member 7Aa; translation: MSRKTRRWIFHLFLCLGVLYLKIGGLSSVVALGASIICNKIPGLAPRQRTICQSRPDAIIVIGEGVQMGINECQFQFRHGRWNCSALAERTVFGKELKVGSKEAAFTYAIIAAGVAHAVTAACTQGSLSGCGCDADKQGFYNQEEGWKWGGCSADVHYGLGFSKVFVDAREIKQNARTLMNLHNNEVGRKVLEKGMRLECKCHGVSGSCTTKTCWTTLPKFRQLGYVLKDRYNQAVHVEPVRASRNKRPAFLKIKKPHSYRKPTDTELVYIERSPNYCEADLLTGSVGTQGRLCNKTALQPNSCDLMCCGRGYDTHQYSRVWQCNCKFLWCCYVKCNTCSERTEVYTCK